A genomic segment from Dietzia psychralcaliphila encodes:
- a CDS encoding ABC transporter ATP-binding protein, whose protein sequence is MTGSSQNVADAPTPPDAGRPGDAKLVVDHVTVEYHTRKGTVHAVSDVSLDVPRGKTLALVGESGCGKSSLGRALLQLPRPTSGRVVVDETDLCSLSGASLKRARKMIQMVFQDPVSSLNPRRKVRDIVAEGLEIQGTDGGREEIRRRVDAALEAVGLDPEHAGDRRPSEFSGGQCQRIALARALVLEPEVLVCDEPVSALDVSVQAQILNLLEEMKERYRLTMVFISHDLSVVHNIADQVAVMYLGTVCEVADTSSLYRAPAHPYTMLLISSAPTLGGTLADTLGESPITATSSELPSPLDPPSGCRFRTRCPRATEICAAERPQLTVIAPGHQVACHHPLEENR, encoded by the coding sequence ATGACCGGCTCCAGTCAGAACGTCGCCGACGCGCCCACCCCGCCGGACGCGGGACGGCCCGGGGACGCCAAGCTCGTCGTCGACCACGTGACCGTGGAGTACCACACACGCAAGGGCACGGTCCACGCCGTCTCGGACGTCTCCCTCGACGTCCCCCGCGGTAAGACGTTGGCACTGGTCGGCGAATCCGGCTGCGGCAAGTCCAGCCTCGGCCGGGCGCTGCTCCAACTGCCCCGGCCCACCTCCGGCCGCGTGGTCGTGGACGAGACCGACCTGTGCTCGCTGTCCGGGGCGTCGCTCAAACGGGCCCGGAAGATGATCCAGATGGTGTTCCAGGACCCCGTCTCCTCCCTCAACCCCCGCCGGAAGGTCCGGGACATCGTGGCGGAGGGCCTGGAGATCCAGGGCACGGACGGGGGCCGGGAGGAGATCCGGCGCCGCGTCGACGCGGCCCTCGAGGCGGTGGGCCTGGACCCCGAGCACGCCGGCGACCGACGCCCGTCGGAGTTCTCGGGTGGCCAGTGCCAACGCATCGCCCTGGCCCGGGCACTGGTACTCGAGCCCGAGGTGCTGGTGTGCGACGAGCCGGTCTCCGCGCTCGACGTCTCCGTCCAGGCGCAGATCCTCAACCTGCTCGAGGAGATGAAGGAGCGCTACCGGCTGACGATGGTCTTCATCTCGCACGACCTGTCGGTGGTGCACAACATCGCCGACCAGGTGGCCGTGATGTACCTGGGCACGGTGTGCGAGGTGGCCGACACGTCGTCCCTCTACCGGGCGCCCGCCCACCCGTACACGATGCTGCTCATCTCGTCGGCTCCCACGCTCGGCGGCACCCTCGCGGACACGCTCGGCGAGTCGCCGATCACCGCCACGAGTTCGGAGCTGCCCTCCCCGCTCGACCCCCCGTCCGGCTGTCGCTTCCGTACCCGGTGCCCCCGGGCCACCGAGATCTGCGCCGCCGAACGCCCACAGCTGACCGTCATCGCACCCGGCCACCAGGTCGCGTGCCACCACCCTCTCGAGGAGAACCGATGA
- a CDS encoding ABC transporter ATP-binding protein, whose translation MSSNDRDDLLLEVRNLRTHIDTPGGRITPVDGVDISLRRGETIGIVGESGSGKSMLVRSIMGIAPTTARVDPASTVRFDGRDVLALSQREAQKFWGREIAMVFQDPLTSLNPIRTIGRQIIDPLRHHLGLSRREAADRAVELLERVRIPSPRNRLSEYPHQLSGGMRQRVGIAIALSCSPKLLIADEPTTALDVTVQHEILDLLHGLQADGDMAMILVSHDLAVVSQHTDRIGVMYAGRFLEVGDTRALLDEPAHPYTGALLDSIPRPDLPPHTRLTVIEGRPPNLREMPPGCRFAPRCPRVADDCLVVDPPLEDLAAGSTALPTETVVHRVGCLHPTVPAHHRTSSEAS comes from the coding sequence GTGTCGTCGAACGACCGGGACGACCTGCTGCTCGAGGTCCGGAACCTCCGCACCCACATCGACACCCCCGGTGGACGCATCACGCCCGTCGACGGGGTCGACATCTCCCTCCGACGCGGCGAGACCATCGGCATCGTCGGCGAGTCCGGCTCGGGCAAGTCGATGCTCGTCCGCTCGATCATGGGCATCGCCCCCACCACCGCCCGGGTGGATCCCGCGTCGACGGTCCGCTTCGACGGCCGGGACGTCCTGGCACTGTCCCAGCGCGAGGCGCAGAAGTTCTGGGGCCGCGAGATCGCCATGGTCTTCCAGGACCCGCTCACCTCGCTCAACCCCATCCGGACCATCGGTCGGCAGATCATCGACCCGCTGCGGCACCATCTGGGGCTGAGCCGCCGGGAGGCAGCCGACCGCGCGGTCGAGCTCCTCGAACGGGTCCGCATCCCCTCGCCACGGAACCGGCTCAGCGAGTACCCCCACCAGCTCTCCGGCGGAATGCGCCAGCGCGTGGGAATCGCGATCGCCCTGTCGTGCTCTCCCAAGCTGCTCATCGCCGACGAGCCCACCACCGCGCTCGACGTGACGGTGCAGCACGAGATCCTGGACCTCCTCCACGGGCTGCAGGCCGACGGGGACATGGCGATGATCCTCGTCAGCCACGACCTCGCCGTGGTCTCGCAGCACACCGACCGGATCGGGGTCATGTACGCCGGGCGGTTCCTCGAGGTGGGCGACACCCGGGCGCTGCTCGACGAGCCCGCGCACCCGTACACCGGGGCGCTGCTGGACTCGATCCCGCGGCCGGACCTGCCGCCGCACACCCGACTCACCGTGATCGAGGGCCGTCCGCCGAACCTGCGGGAGATGCCCCCGGGATGCCGGTTCGCCCCGAGGTGCCCACGGGTGGCGGACGACTGCCTCGTCGTCGACCCCCCTCTCGAAGATCTGGCCGCCGGCTCCACCGCCCTCCCGACGGAGACCGTCGTCCACCGCGTCGGATGCCTCCATCCCACCGTCCCCGCCCACCACCGCACCAGCAGCGAGGCCTCATGA